In a genomic window of Bacteroidetes bacterium SB0662_bin_6:
- a CDS encoding oxidoreductase produces MKITLFLSFSVLLGAAACTSGEDGSSAEFVEVDKAVRLMTLDPGHFHAGLVHKYDYDQVDETVHIYAPDGQELESHLALIDRFNTRPEQPTHWVPVVYRGDDYPERMLEEKPGNVMVVAGNNGRKIEYIRRAVDAGIHVLADKPMVIHPDRFPVLKDVLASADEQGLLVNDIMTERHEITSILQRALSQDPDLFGELVAGSPEEPAISKESVHYFYKTVAGQPLVRPVWFFDVNQQGEAIADVTTHLVDLIMWQVFPEEPVDYENPDDGVEVITARSWDTPLTPSQFAKATREAAYPDYLAPGIENDSILAVAANGEFVFKVRGIHGKVSVRWGFENPEGGDTHYSIMRGTRANLVIRQDEAQQYAATLYVESLEGADPQEFDLILREALESLSPRYSGLSAEPSEFGWKINIPEDYKEGHEEHFTRVTEQYLQYLADGALPVWERTNLLTKYFITTQAYALSR; encoded by the coding sequence ATGAAGATCACCCTGTTTCTTTCCTTTAGCGTTTTGCTGGGCGCGGCGGCTTGTACGTCAGGTGAAGACGGATCGTCTGCGGAATTCGTCGAGGTGGACAAAGCCGTACGGCTGATGACCCTCGACCCCGGTCATTTTCATGCGGGGTTAGTGCATAAATACGACTACGACCAGGTTGATGAGACCGTGCACATCTATGCTCCGGACGGCCAGGAGCTGGAAAGCCATCTGGCCCTGATCGACCGGTTCAATACCCGGCCCGAACAGCCCACCCACTGGGTTCCCGTGGTCTACCGGGGCGACGATTATCCGGAGAGGATGCTGGAAGAAAAGCCCGGCAACGTGATGGTTGTGGCCGGTAACAATGGACGGAAGATCGAATATATCCGGCGGGCAGTCGATGCAGGCATCCATGTATTGGCCGATAAGCCCATGGTGATTCATCCCGACCGTTTTCCGGTGTTGAAGGATGTGCTGGCCTCGGCGGACGAACAGGGGCTACTCGTCAATGACATCATGACCGAGCGTCACGAGATCACGTCTATTCTGCAAAGAGCCTTGTCTCAGGACCCGGACCTGTTTGGCGAATTGGTGGCGGGCAGCCCGGAGGAACCGGCGATATCCAAAGAGAGCGTCCATTATTTTTACAAAACCGTAGCCGGACAGCCGTTGGTCAGGCCTGTGTGGTTTTTCGACGTCAACCAGCAGGGGGAAGCCATTGCGGATGTCACTACCCACCTTGTAGATCTTATTATGTGGCAGGTTTTTCCCGAAGAACCTGTCGATTACGAAAATCCGGACGATGGGGTCGAAGTGATCACGGCCCGAAGCTGGGATACCCCGCTGACCCCCTCGCAATTCGCAAAGGCCACCCGCGAAGCAGCCTACCCCGACTACCTGGCGCCGGGTATCGAAAACGATTCCATCCTCGCCGTGGCGGCCAATGGAGAATTTGTGTTCAAAGTCCGCGGGATTCATGGCAAGGTATCGGTGCGGTGGGGTTTCGAAAATCCGGAGGGCGGCGATACGCATTATTCGATTATGCGGGGCACCCGCGCCAACCTGGTGATTCGCCAGGATGAAGCGCAGCAATATGCAGCGACTCTGTATGTGGAGTCGCTCGAAGGCGCGGATCCGCAGGAATTTGACTTGATACTCCGTGAAGCGCTGGAAAGCCTGAGTCCCCGGTATTCGGGATTATCCGCCGAGCCGTCCGAATTCGGATGGAAAATCAATATTCCGGAGGACTACAAGGAAGGGCATGAAGAACACTTCACGAGAGTCACGGAACAGTATCTGCAATACCTCGCCGATGGCGCATTGCCGGTGTGGGAGCGCACCAACTTGCTGACCAAATATTTTATTACCACGCAAGCGTATGCCTTGAGCCGATAA
- a CDS encoding Gfo/Idh/MocA family oxidoreductase, with amino-acid sequence MDHNRRPGKGRGISRREYLKRSVLGAAGLVVAPASTPFSGYGRGVSSRSPNDIIHIAQIGCGRIARGHDLPEVLKHDDVRVVAVCDLDAKRMEEGKRYVEQWYAMHRGSLSHMNVRMYQDYRELLAQSDIDAVVISTPDHQHFLPTLEAAIAGKDVYLQKPFSLTVEEGKILRDNLQRLGTVFQVGSQQRSTNPWPHFKWACELVRNGRIGALHTVRVGLPGDPPGGDPTPMPVPDFFDYDKWLGTTPEVPYTLDRVHPLDRTSAAGYVLPEGYSRPGWLRCEQFSAGMITGWGAHHVDTAHWGMGTELTGPIEIRAQAEFATGGLWNVHGDFHVEAKYANGVTMLISGEFPNGVRFEGEEGWIFVTRSGSVTSSDPISGQWLPPLMASDPAILDSRIGPDETHLYVSEEQHTNWIQCIKSRETTVAPVDVAHRSTSACLIAHIAMKLPRTLYWDPENERFKDDDEANAMLSRPQRYPYTLEMVEGLPANR; translated from the coding sequence ATGGACCACAACAGACGCCCCGGTAAAGGCCGGGGAATTTCCCGGCGGGAGTACCTGAAACGATCGGTTCTGGGTGCAGCAGGACTGGTTGTGGCGCCCGCGAGCACACCCTTTTCCGGGTACGGGCGTGGGGTGAGCAGCAGATCGCCGAATGACATCATCCACATCGCCCAAATCGGATGTGGACGGATCGCCAGGGGCCACGACCTGCCGGAAGTGCTCAAGCATGACGATGTGCGCGTCGTGGCGGTGTGTGATCTCGACGCGAAACGCATGGAGGAAGGCAAGCGGTACGTCGAGCAGTGGTACGCCATGCATCGGGGCAGCCTGTCGCACATGAACGTGCGGATGTATCAGGATTATCGCGAGTTGCTTGCCCAGTCGGACATCGACGCCGTCGTAATCAGCACGCCGGACCATCAGCACTTTCTGCCCACGCTCGAAGCCGCGATAGCCGGCAAGGACGTCTATTTGCAAAAGCCCTTTTCCTTAACGGTCGAAGAAGGCAAAATCCTGCGCGACAACCTTCAACGGCTGGGCACGGTGTTTCAGGTAGGCAGTCAACAGCGCTCGACAAACCCCTGGCCCCATTTCAAGTGGGCTTGCGAGTTGGTGCGCAATGGTCGGATCGGGGCGCTGCATACCGTCCGTGTAGGGCTTCCCGGCGATCCTCCGGGAGGCGATCCTACGCCGATGCCGGTTCCCGACTTTTTCGATTACGACAAGTGGCTGGGCACGACGCCGGAGGTGCCCTATACCCTGGACCGCGTGCATCCGCTGGACAGAACGTCCGCCGCCGGGTACGTGTTGCCGGAGGGATATTCCCGTCCCGGCTGGTTACGGTGCGAGCAGTTCTCCGCCGGGATGATCACCGGCTGGGGTGCGCACCACGTCGATACGGCCCATTGGGGGATGGGTACCGAGTTGACCGGGCCGATAGAGATACGGGCCCAGGCCGAGTTTGCGACCGGAGGACTATGGAATGTGCATGGCGATTTCCACGTGGAAGCCAAATACGCCAACGGCGTCACCATGTTGATCTCCGGCGAATTTCCCAATGGCGTCCGTTTCGAGGGGGAGGAAGGCTGGATTTTTGTGACGCGGAGCGGGTCGGTAACCAGCAGTGATCCGATTTCGGGCCAGTGGCTGCCTCCGCTGATGGCCAGCGACCCGGCTATCCTGGATTCCCGGATAGGCCCCGACGAAACACATCTGTATGTAAGCGAGGAACAACACACGAACTGGATCCAGTGTATCAAAAGCCGGGAGACCACGGTGGCGCCGGTCGATGTAGCCCACCGGTCCACCAGCGCCTGCCTGATCGCCCACATCGCAATGAAACTTCCCCGGACACTCTACTGGGATCCGGAAAACGAACGCTTTAAGGACGACGACGAAGCCAATGCCATGCTGTCCAGGCCCCAACGGTACCCCTACACCCTTGAGATGGTCGAAGGATTGCCGGCGAATAGATGA
- a CDS encoding bile acid:sodium symporter family protein yields MRPLYRYFLILAALCALAAVVLLIVGGLAATGPAVVGFLVALAIGGLGVPRLRQLAFTIWIFASVAVAMYYPQYFLRAGDFEFTRLIVPLVQIIMFGMGTAMSLKDFAGVVKMPKGVFVGLTCQFTIMPLVGLSLARIFGFPAEIAAGIVLIGSVSGGVASNVMAYIAKANLALSITMTAIATLVAPLMTPLLMRLLANQFVPVDFVSMMISVAKIVLVPIVLGLLFNRIMRGRAQWLHRAMPLVSMAGIAVVLTIIVASGRDALLDIGLLLFLAAIMHNAIGYVLGYWGCRLIGLDEQSCRTISLEVGMQNGGLATGIAVEMGKVATVGLAPAIFGPWMNISGSALANWWRRTDASADSIEAGDPEESDMVVSDT; encoded by the coding sequence GTGCGCCCTTTGTATCGATACTTTCTTATCCTCGCTGCGCTTTGTGCACTCGCCGCCGTCGTATTGCTGATCGTCGGCGGCCTTGCGGCCACCGGCCCTGCGGTGGTCGGCTTTCTGGTGGCCCTGGCTATTGGCGGGCTCGGCGTGCCCAGGCTCCGTCAGCTCGCCTTTACGATCTGGATATTCGCCTCCGTCGCGGTGGCGATGTATTACCCGCAGTATTTCCTGCGTGCTGGCGATTTCGAGTTCACGAGACTGATCGTTCCCCTGGTCCAGATCATCATGTTCGGCATGGGCACGGCCATGAGCCTGAAGGATTTTGCAGGCGTGGTCAAAATGCCGAAGGGGGTGTTCGTCGGGCTTACCTGTCAGTTTACGATCATGCCGCTGGTGGGTCTTTCGCTGGCCCGGATATTCGGCTTTCCCGCTGAAATTGCAGCGGGGATCGTGCTGATCGGTTCGGTGTCCGGCGGAGTGGCCTCGAACGTGATGGCGTACATCGCCAAAGCCAATCTGGCGCTGTCGATCACCATGACGGCCATCGCCACGCTGGTGGCGCCGCTCATGACGCCGTTGCTGATGCGATTGCTCGCCAACCAGTTCGTGCCTGTCGATTTTGTGTCGATGATGATAAGCGTTGCGAAAATCGTACTGGTCCCCATCGTGCTGGGGCTGCTCTTCAATAGGATCATGCGCGGCCGGGCCCAGTGGCTGCACCGCGCCATGCCACTGGTCTCGATGGCCGGTATCGCGGTGGTGTTGACCATCATCGTGGCTTCGGGCCGCGATGCATTGCTCGATATCGGGCTGCTGCTTTTCCTCGCGGCCATCATGCATAACGCGATAGGCTACGTGCTCGGCTACTGGGGATGCCGCCTGATAGGGCTCGACGAACAATCCTGTCGTACCATTTCGCTGGAAGTGGGGATGCAAAATGGCGGTCTGGCGACGGGTATCGCGGTAGAGATGGGTAAAGTAGCCACCGTCGGGTTGGCCCCGGCCATCTTCGGTCCGTGGATGAATATCTCCGGCTCGGCGTTGGCGAACTGGTGGCGCCGCACTGATGCTTCAGCAGATAGTATAGAGGCGGGTGACCCCGAAGAGTCTGATATGGTTGTTTCCGATACGTAA
- a CDS encoding mandelate racemase/muconate lactonizing enzyme family protein — MKKRHTRRSFLAGSALAGAWAATPLAGFGRGLESAVERANLASSPSDLEITDIRCGYIRNAHGLFVKIYTNQDIWGCGEGVDAVPGTYHLVKMFGQRLQGKNPLNVHRLFEDIRRAGFFEGAQSGMYVAVLSAVETALWDLAGKALGLPVYQLLGGKFRDRIRVYMDTALYQFRLPTPEQFAEAATEAVDMGFTAMKFDLDQRNDPNKYDQYNWTASPAELQRMVDQISAAREAVGPNIDICADMHGRYDAPTAQQVAKLMEPLNLMWLEEPIPAENVEAYKHITESTSTPICAGENLYLAHGFRRLLEIGAVDIIMPDLQKAGGLGEGQRIANLSNLYYVPFAPHMVASYLGAMASCHVCASVPNFMVLEWQTYFHSNPMFSEIVSFDGPMVEDGFIPLSEKPGIGVEINEEGMRRYATEGMPFFE, encoded by the coding sequence ATGAAAAAGAGACACACCCGACGTTCCTTTCTGGCCGGAAGCGCCCTTGCGGGCGCATGGGCCGCCACGCCGCTCGCCGGATTCGGGCGCGGCCTGGAATCCGCTGTCGAGAGAGCCAATCTGGCTTCTTCTCCGTCGGACCTGGAGATTACGGATATCAGATGCGGATACATACGGAACGCCCACGGTCTTTTTGTGAAGATATACACCAACCAGGATATCTGGGGCTGCGGCGAGGGGGTGGATGCGGTGCCCGGCACATACCACCTGGTAAAAATGTTCGGCCAGCGGCTTCAGGGAAAGAATCCTCTGAACGTGCACCGGCTGTTCGAGGACATTCGCAGGGCGGGTTTTTTCGAGGGAGCCCAGTCGGGCATGTATGTCGCCGTGCTGTCGGCGGTCGAAACCGCGTTGTGGGACCTTGCCGGCAAGGCGCTGGGCCTGCCGGTGTATCAGCTCCTCGGCGGCAAGTTTCGCGACCGGATCCGGGTCTACATGGATACGGCGCTGTATCAGTTCCGGCTGCCGACGCCGGAGCAGTTCGCCGAGGCTGCCACCGAAGCCGTTGACATGGGATTTACGGCGATGAAGTTCGATCTGGATCAACGAAACGATCCGAACAAGTACGATCAATACAACTGGACTGCGAGTCCTGCGGAACTGCAACGGATGGTCGATCAGATCTCGGCGGCCCGCGAAGCCGTGGGACCGAACATCGACATTTGCGCGGATATGCACGGCCGCTACGACGCGCCCACGGCTCAGCAGGTCGCCAAACTCATGGAGCCGCTCAACCTGATGTGGCTCGAAGAGCCGATCCCTGCGGAAAACGTAGAGGCGTACAAACACATCACGGAATCCACGAGTACGCCCATCTGCGCCGGGGAGAATCTTTACCTGGCGCACGGTTTCCGGCGGCTGCTCGAAATAGGCGCCGTGGATATTATCATGCCGGATCTGCAAAAGGCGGGCGGATTGGGAGAAGGACAGCGGATCGCCAATTTGTCGAACCTGTACTATGTGCCGTTCGCGCCGCACATGGTGGCCTCGTATCTGGGCGCCATGGCTTCCTGCCACGTGTGCGCGTCCGTGCCCAATTTCATGGTGCTGGAGTGGCAAACCTATTTTCATTCCAATCCGATGTTTAGCGAGATCGTATCGTTCGACGGGCCGATGGTGGAAGACGGGTTCATTCCGCTTTCGGAAAAACCGGGGATCGGCGTAGAGATCAATGAGGAAGGCATGCGCCGGTACGCGACGGAAGGAATGCCGTTTTTCGAATAA
- a CDS encoding RraA family protein: MTASRFLPFILLPLFFVQAVSAQQISKEDLVFLTPEWQGERFPDGRPRVPDDILDRMRQVTLEEAWAVLRGGNFNHQYDDGWMTINPDSVLVGRAVTAIFMPGRPDIHRAIDEKGHTEDGRIGSQNSWPIDLLVQGDVYVVDQFGAHEDGPTIGDNLGNSIYAKSGNGIVYDGAIRDIDGLKEIGSFTSFFRSYHPSHHLNNPDGRLNTTLVGINRPTRIGKATVMPGDVVLGRDGGVIFIPPHLAEQVVTTSEIVRLRDMFGHQRLREQVYTPGQIDTRWSAEIERDFSRWLEAHIDELPVAKENIQDYLDTRTW; encoded by the coding sequence ATGACGGCCAGCCGATTCTTGCCTTTTATCCTGCTGCCGCTCTTTTTCGTCCAGGCCGTTTCTGCGCAGCAAATCTCGAAAGAAGACCTTGTTTTTCTGACGCCCGAATGGCAGGGCGAGCGGTTTCCCGACGGCCGGCCCCGCGTACCCGACGACATCCTGGATCGGATGCGACAGGTTACTCTGGAAGAAGCCTGGGCGGTATTGAGGGGAGGCAACTTCAACCATCAGTATGACGATGGCTGGATGACGATTAACCCGGACAGCGTGCTGGTGGGCAGGGCCGTTACGGCGATTTTCATGCCGGGCCGGCCGGATATTCATCGTGCGATCGACGAAAAAGGACATACTGAAGACGGGCGCATCGGATCGCAGAATTCGTGGCCTATCGACCTGCTCGTGCAAGGGGACGTGTACGTCGTCGATCAATTCGGCGCCCACGAAGACGGACCGACCATCGGCGACAACCTGGGCAACTCGATCTATGCGAAGTCGGGCAACGGGATCGTCTATGACGGCGCCATCCGGGATATCGACGGCCTCAAGGAAATCGGTTCGTTCACGTCGTTCTTTCGGAGTTATCACCCCTCTCATCACCTGAACAATCCCGACGGGAGACTCAACACCACCCTGGTCGGGATTAACCGGCCGACGCGGATCGGCAAGGCGACGGTGATGCCCGGCGATGTCGTGCTGGGGCGAGACGGCGGCGTCATTTTTATACCTCCTCACCTGGCGGAGCAGGTGGTCACCACCTCGGAAATCGTTCGGCTGCGGGATATGTTCGGGCACCAGCGTCTTCGCGAGCAGGTCTATACGCCCGGCCAGATCGATACCCGATGGTCCGCGGAAATCGAACGCGACTTTTCGCGGTGGCTCGAAGCGCACATCGACGAACTTCCGGTGGCGAAAGAAAATATTCAGGACTACCTCGATACCCGAACCTGGTAG
- a CDS encoding PKD domain-containing protein — protein sequence MKQAQATHMSRLQIRSNLITALAVCCAAAVLSVGLSTPKQERVLVFSKTEGFRHASIEAGVESLRKLGEEHGFAVDATEDAAAFTEHNLKNYRAVIFLNTTGDVLDPAQQDEFERYIQAGGGYVGIHAATDTEYDWPWYGKLAGAWFESHPIDPNVRSGVFRVLRKDHVSTEGLPDRWEREDEFYNFHSINPDIEVLIDIDETTYEGGTNGEYHPMSWYHEFDGGRAWYTAMGHTDETFSEPLFLQHLLGGIRYAMGDGALDYSRARPQENRFTKVVLAEKLDEPLDLTVLPDERVLFIERGGAVHLYHPATEQITQIATIPVSTTYLNGNIAEDGLIGVAADPDFAQNGWIYLFFSPAGDEPKNVLARYRMQGDALDLDTEQVILEVPVQRDECCHTGGSIAFDADGNLYLSTGDNTNPYGIGYAPIDERPGRAPWDAQKSSANTNDLRGKILRITMQPDGSYTIPEGNLFPPGTANTRPEIYTMGHRNPYQISVDRRTGFLYWGDIGPDASRDSVDRGPSGHDEFNQARQAGNYGWPYITADNKPYHDFDYVSQTPGPAFDPDHLINDSPNNTGLTELPPAQPAFLWYPSGPSPEFPLLGTGGRSAMAGPVFHRDDFANAERLFPAWYDGKLFLYEWMRGWIIAVTMNEEGDFLSMERFMPNHRFSNPIDMEFAPSGDLFVLEYGTAWFSANDDARLVRIEYNAGNRKPAPSLSVDQSAGATPLRVALSSEGTIDADGDTLRYEWAITNQDGTGLARLSEPNPTYTFDQPGLYTATLTVTDTQGERATVETQIVAGNELPEVEIDLIEGNRSFFFAGTPIHYAVRVRDHEDGTLQDGQIPAEQVTVTADYLPEGYDQAAIAQGHFTPGVPIAHAAGQALVEGATCLACHQIDQSSIGPSYVAVAQKYEGDPEATQHLVKNIREGGSGVWGEMIMPPHPQFSESEAQQMVAYILSLTEEPPLLPVEGTYMPPAVEAGGTAQGIVVLRAAYTDRGANGLPGASAKKTLVLRATTILAGDGELAEGVMRIDVPQFPTPMAIVSQPGSYIRFEQLDLTGISEVRLFALAPSQFQAMGGKVEIRLDAPDGPLLGETDFIQDVAMPTPFPVALEPTVGTRDVYFTFRNDEHDGQGMLFVLTTVEFTGAGENMQQVEQSTSGGLDTHSPIRDLLANEQAKAVLDKHVPGMTTNPQLEQAMDMSLRQIAPFAPQTFTEQLLEAIDKDLAEL from the coding sequence ATGAAACAAGCACAGGCTACTCACATGAGCAGACTTCAAATCCGTTCAAACCTGATCACTGCGCTGGCGGTATGCTGCGCCGCCGCAGTCCTGTCCGTAGGCCTGAGTACACCCAAACAGGAACGTGTCCTGGTGTTCTCGAAAACGGAGGGATTCCGGCACGCGTCGATCGAAGCGGGCGTGGAAAGCCTCCGCAAGCTTGGTGAGGAGCATGGCTTCGCGGTCGATGCGACCGAAGATGCGGCCGCGTTCACCGAGCACAATCTGAAGAACTATCGCGCCGTGATCTTTCTGAACACGACAGGGGATGTGCTCGACCCGGCGCAGCAGGACGAATTCGAGCGCTACATCCAGGCGGGCGGCGGCTACGTCGGCATCCACGCCGCCACCGATACGGAGTACGACTGGCCCTGGTACGGAAAACTCGCCGGCGCCTGGTTCGAGAGCCATCCCATCGACCCGAACGTGCGGAGCGGCGTCTTTCGGGTACTACGCAAGGACCACGTGTCGACGGAGGGGCTGCCGGACCGGTGGGAGCGCGAGGACGAGTTTTACAACTTCCACTCCATTAACCCCGACATCGAAGTCCTCATAGATATCGACGAAACCACGTACGAGGGCGGCACGAACGGCGAGTACCATCCAATGAGCTGGTACCATGAATTCGATGGAGGGCGAGCATGGTACACCGCGATGGGACATACGGACGAAACGTTTTCGGAACCGCTCTTCCTGCAGCATCTTCTTGGCGGGATCCGTTACGCGATGGGGGACGGCGCGCTGGACTACAGCCGGGCCCGCCCGCAGGAAAACCGCTTCACCAAGGTCGTGCTTGCCGAAAAGCTCGACGAACCGCTGGATCTGACCGTGCTCCCGGACGAGCGGGTGCTCTTCATTGAACGCGGCGGCGCAGTGCATCTCTACCATCCCGCCACGGAACAGATCACGCAGATTGCGACGATTCCTGTCAGCACCACGTACTTGAACGGGAATATCGCCGAGGACGGCCTGATCGGCGTCGCCGCCGATCCGGACTTCGCACAAAACGGCTGGATATACCTTTTCTTCTCCCCGGCAGGAGACGAACCGAAAAACGTGCTTGCGCGCTATCGCATGCAGGGAGACGCGCTCGACCTGGACACGGAACAGGTGATTCTGGAAGTGCCCGTGCAACGGGACGAGTGCTGTCACACGGGCGGCTCCATCGCCTTCGACGCCGACGGCAATCTGTATCTGTCCACGGGCGACAATACGAATCCGTACGGCATAGGCTATGCACCCATCGACGAGCGGCCCGGACGAGCACCCTGGGACGCACAGAAATCGTCCGCCAACACGAACGACCTCCGGGGCAAGATCCTGCGCATTACGATGCAACCGGACGGAAGCTACACGATTCCCGAAGGCAACCTCTTCCCGCCGGGTACGGCAAACACGCGACCCGAGATCTACACGATGGGCCACCGGAATCCGTACCAGATCTCGGTAGACCGGCGAACGGGCTTCCTCTACTGGGGCGATATCGGTCCGGACGCCAGTCGCGATTCCGTAGACCGCGGCCCCTCCGGCCACGACGAGTTCAACCAGGCGCGGCAGGCCGGCAATTACGGCTGGCCGTACATCACCGCAGACAACAAGCCATACCACGACTTCGATTACGTTTCGCAAACGCCCGGCCCGGCCTTCGACCCGGACCACCTGATAAACGACTCGCCGAACAACACGGGGCTCACGGAACTCCCCCCGGCGCAGCCTGCTTTTCTGTGGTACCCGTCTGGACCCTCGCCGGAGTTCCCTCTTCTCGGAACCGGCGGCCGTTCGGCGATGGCCGGCCCCGTCTTCCACCGGGACGACTTCGCCAACGCCGAACGGCTGTTCCCGGCCTGGTACGACGGCAAGCTCTTTCTCTACGAATGGATGCGCGGCTGGATCATTGCTGTGACGATGAACGAGGAGGGCGACTTCCTTTCGATGGAGCGGTTCATGCCGAACCACCGCTTCAGCAACCCCATCGACATGGAATTCGCACCGAGCGGCGACCTTTTCGTACTGGAGTACGGTACAGCCTGGTTTTCGGCCAATGACGACGCCCGGCTCGTCCGCATCGAGTACAACGCAGGGAACCGGAAACCGGCCCCCTCGCTCTCGGTGGACCAATCCGCCGGGGCCACCCCGCTCCGCGTCGCGCTCTCGTCGGAGGGAACAATAGACGCCGACGGCGACACACTCCGCTACGAATGGGCAATCACCAATCAGGATGGGACCGGTTTGGCCCGATTGAGCGAGCCGAACCCCACGTACACCTTCGACCAGCCGGGCCTGTATACGGCCACGCTGACCGTGACCGACACGCAGGGCGAGCGCGCCACAGTCGAGACGCAGATCGTGGCGGGTAACGAGCTGCCGGAAGTGGAAATCGACCTGATAGAGGGAAATCGCTCCTTCTTCTTTGCGGGAACCCCGATCCACTACGCGGTCCGTGTCCGAGATCATGAGGATGGCACTCTGCAAGACGGGCAGATCCCGGCGGAGCAGGTAACGGTCACAGCAGACTACCTGCCGGAAGGATACGACCAGGCAGCCATCGCGCAAGGGCATTTCACGCCCGGAGTTCCGATAGCACACGCGGCTGGCCAGGCCTTAGTGGAAGGGGCGACCTGCCTTGCCTGCCATCAGATCGACCAGTCCTCCATCGGCCCTTCCTACGTAGCTGTGGCGCAGAAGTACGAGGGCGACCCGGAAGCCACGCAGCATCTGGTGAAGAATATCCGCGAGGGCGGCTCCGGCGTCTGGGGCGAAATGATAATGCCGCCGCACCCGCAGTTTTCCGAAAGCGAGGCGCAGCAAATGGTGGCGTACATCCTCAGTCTGACCGAGGAGCCCCCGCTGCTGCCTGTCGAGGGAACATACATGCCGCCGGCTGTCGAAGCGGGCGGTACGGCGCAAGGTATCGTCGTGCTTCGTGCAGCATACACAGACCGGGGCGCCAACGGGTTGCCCGGCGCCTCGGCCAAAAAAACGCTTGTGCTCCGCGCCACGACCATCCTGGCTGGCGACGGGGAACTGGCGGAAGGCGTCATGAGAATCGACGTGCCGCAATTCCCGACCCCGATGGCTATCGTATCGCAACCGGGTTCGTACATCCGGTTCGAGCAACTCGACCTGACCGGGATATCGGAGGTGCGCTTGTTCGCACTCGCCCCGAGCCAGTTCCAGGCGATGGGAGGCAAGGTAGAAATCCGGCTGGATGCTCCGGACGGCCCGCTCCTGGGCGAAACCGACTTTATTCAGGATGTGGCGATGCCCACGCCGTTCCCGGTCGCGCTTGAGCCCACGGTCGGAACGCGCGACGTGTACTTCACGTTCAGAAACGACGAGCATGACGGCCAGGGAATGCTCTTCGTTCTTACGACGGTCGAATTCACAGGCGCCGGGGAAAACATGCAGCAGGTCGAACAAAGCACGTCCGGGGGGCTGGACACGCATAGCCCCATCAGGGACCTCCTTGCCAACGAACAGGCCAAGGCCGTGCTGGACAAGCACGTCCCCGGCATGACGACGAATCCGCAGCTTGAGCAGGCAATGGACATGTCGCTCCGGCAGATCGCGCCCTTTGCGCCGCAGACCTTCACCGAACAACTACTGGAGGCCATCGACAAGGACCTGGCCGAACTGTAA